TCAAGACGAGGCAAGTCGAGTTTTGCAACTTGAAAAAGTACTCGGAGATTGGAAACACTACAACCTTTTTCTAGTGGATGCATTCGAAGGTTCGAGACCTTGGGAAATATACCGAGGAATTTCGTTTATCAACAGAATCGAATTCACGTCCCAAATCCCCTCCTCCGCGGCTTTCTTAAAAGAAAAAGAACTCTATAAGGAAGCTCCATCGGAAGAATATAGATCCATGATGATTCATAGCTTCTTTGAAAACCCGAAGGAGGAACATCTGGAAATCAGACCGAAAGAACCGATTCGATTGCCGATCGGCATTCCGATTCGAATTTTTTTCTGGGCCTACTCTTCCAACCATAACGCATCGATCGAAATCGTATTCCGACAAAGAAAGTCCAAAGAAGTACGCCTGGAAATCGGAGATTTAAAATTCGAGGGTTGGAAGAGAATCGAAACCAAACTTTCCGTTCCCGGTCGAAATATACGTCTCAACCAATCGCTTCGATTTCCGTTGGAAGTCAGTGCAATTCGAATCAAACCGAGTCCGTTTCAACCGAAAGGTGAATTCGTATTTTATCTGGATCGATTCGGAATACTGATCGATAATCGAGACGAAATTTACCCGGGAGCGGAGATCAAAGACAATTGGGGAACTGCTCTATAAGAAAATTACGGAGTTCCCCCGGATTCTTAGGATCGAAGCGAAAGGCATTCCAATTTAAATATCCTGCAACCTCGACATTAGTCGCATTATCATCCACGAAGACGTATTCTCTGTCCGGGTAATCCGTTTGGATCCATTGATAATATTCCTGAGCGGGTTTACGCACGCCCATTTCGCAGGAAAAGTAAAGCCGATCTAAAGAGAGCAAAAGAGAACC
The sequence above is a segment of the Leptospira fainei serovar Hurstbridge str. BUT 6 genome. Coding sequences within it:
- a CDS encoding flagellar filament outer layer protein FlaA — protein: MARRVLFCLLPILSIVFIPANSSWAPPITRDQDEASRVLQLEKVLGDWKHYNLFLVDAFEGSRPWEIYRGISFINRIEFTSQIPSSAAFLKEKELYKEAPSEEYRSMMIHSFFENPKEEHLEIRPKEPIRLPIGIPIRIFFWAYSSNHNASIEIVFRQRKSKEVRLEIGDLKFEGWKRIETKLSVPGRNIRLNQSLRFPLEVSAIRIKPSPFQPKGEFVFYLDRFGILIDNRDEIYPGAEIKDNWGTAL